The sequence TCCTGCATCAGCCCGACGTTGAAGACCTCGGGCGCCCAGATCGGATCCGCCCCGATCTCGTCGAGGAGCGAGAGGACGTTCGGCCAGTCGACCTCGCCGTCGCCGGGAAGCAGCCGGTGGGTCATCGACTCCATCATCTGGTCTTCGCCCGTCCCCTGCGCCGTCGTGTCATCGAGCTGGACGCAGTGGATGCGATCGCCGGGGATCTGGCGGAGCGTGTCCTCGTCCGGGCCACCGGGCTGGCGGAGCCAGTGCCAGGTGTCGAAGACGAGGCCGATGTTGTCGCCGCCGGCTTCCTGGACGAGCTCCCAGGCCGCCTTGATGGTCGGGAGGCCGGTCCAGGGGAGCCACTCGATGCAGACCTTCATGCCCCGGTCGGCGCCCATCTTGCCGAGCAGGGAGAGCCCTCTGGTGGCCGCGGCGAGATCCATCTCCGGGCCCATCACGACGCCGGCCACCGCCTGCGCGCCGTAGAAGCTCGCGACCTCGAAGGTCCCGCCACACTGCTCGGCGATCGCGGCCTCGTCGC is a genomic window of bacterium containing:
- a CDS encoding sugar phosphate isomerase/epimerase, yielding MSPVREENLILCNAPLVGGAMDVTAEQVKSIIDATADAGWGGVSLWAFHHLAAVGAGKRPEEVKAWHDDRGLSVPVVESLIGWEGGDEAAIAEQCGGTFEVASFYGAQAVAGVVMGPEMDLAAATRGLSLLGKMGADRGMKVCIEWLPWTGLPTIKAAWELVQEAGGDNIGLVFDTWHWLRQPGGPDEDTLRQIPGDRIHCVQLDDTTAQGTGEDQMMESMTHRLLPGDGEVDWPNVLSLLDEIGADPIWAPEVFNVGLMQEGPASMARKTRDTTLKVLGL